CCGCGCAGGGACAGGTTCGCGTACTGGAAACCGGCCTCCTCGCCGGCCAGCATCTCGGCGAGCCGGTCGGCCCAGCCGCGGAACGTCCCGTCCGGCCGCTCGTCGTTGAGGCCCTCGGTGAAGCTGTCCCCGATGGCCACATAGCTGTTGATCCCGTACACGCTGGGTTCCCCTTTCCCGTCAGTGCGCGCCTGTTCCCCGTGAAGATTCCCCGGATGTAGTTGTACACCCCAACTAACAGTCGGACGTCCCCGTATCCTTCCCGTCGGACATGACGAGTTTGACGAGATGTCACAGTCTCTTACTTTGTCGGGGGTTTCCGCCTCCGCATTACGGTATTTTCACCGGGAGGAAGCTCGCGAACCGGGCACTGCCAGGCACGTTGTGGGCTAGATCTCCCGGCCTGGGGGTTCCGCCGCGAGTTGCGGCAGGCTGGTAGCCGTGACAGACGAGACCCCGAAGCCGCCGGCGCGGGAGTCGCTCACCCAGATTCTCGGCGGACGGCGGGGTGCGATCGACGCGAGCGTCCCGCCGGTCGCGTTCGTCGTCGGCTGGCTCGCGGCCGGGCAATCGATTGCCTGGGGTGCCGGAGCGGCGATCGCGGTGGCCGTGCTGCTCGGCGCGTACCGGCTGATCCGCGGCGACAAAGCGCGGGCGGTAGTGGTGAGCCTGGCCGCGGTGGTGATCGCGGCGTTGATCGCGATGCACACCGGCCGCGCGGAGGACTTCTTCCTGCTGCAGCTGTTCTCGAACGCGGCGAGCGCGCTGCTGTTCGCGGCGAGTATCGCGGTGCGCTGGCCGCTGCTGGGCGTGATCGTCGGGCTGCTGATCGGGCAGAAGAGCCGGTGGCGGCGCGACCCGGCGCTGCTGCGCTCGTATTCGTGGGCGAGCGGCGTGTGGGTGCTGCAGTACTTGCTGCGCGTCGTGGTCTACGGCCTGCTGTGGTGGACCGGGCAGGTGGTTGCGCTCGGAGTGGCGCGCACGGTGCTTTCCTGGCCGCTGGTGGCGGCGACGGTGGCGGTGAGCGGCTGGGTGCTCTACCGGACCTTGCCTGCCGGTCACCCGGGCCTTCGACTGGCGGAAGACCCGGGTGCGGCGGGGTCCGGAACCGGACCTCGGACGTAAGGCGGCCCCCGGCGAGGGGGGAGGGTCCGGGGGCCGGTTCCTACGGTACCTGGACCCGAGGGGTTGAGTCGACGGTTTCGACTCTTCCGCTCAAGTTTTGGTGGCATTCACCCGTCGGGATGGTCTTGGGGTGTCCTCGCCCCACGCGTCGACGGCGGCGAGCCAGGCCGCCCCGAGCACGCCATCGGAGCTGGTCAAGACGGTAAGACCGGCGAATTCCGCGCGTACCCGGGTGCCTACCGGGCTGTCTTCGGCGAGCACGCTGCCGACGAGGACGACCGGAGTTTTTTCTCCCGGCTCGCGCGTGGCGCGGGCGACCCGCACGAGTTCCGTTGCACCCCGGGCAACAATTTCGGTCGCTCCCGGTTCCCCGGCCGCGGCGGCGGCGCTCACGAACGGCGCGTAGCGCGCCAGCCGGATCGGCGGCTCCGCATTGGCGCGGGTGACAAGCGCCCACATCGCGGCGGCGCGATCGGACAAGTCCACTCCGGACGGTCCGAACGCCTCGGCCAGGACCGCCTCGGGCAACCCGTCGAGCGGTCCGTCGCCCTCCAGCGCGGCGAGCGTGGCTCGGACGGCTTCGCGACCGAGCCAGAAACCGGAGCCTTCGTCGCCGAGAAGCCAGCCGTGGCCACCGGAACTGCGGACCATCCGGCGATCGCGGACGCGGCCCGCGATCGAGCCGGTCCCGGCGACGAGCACGGTTCCGTCCGGTTCGGACGTTGCCGACGCGTAAGCCACTTCGGCGTCGTTGACGGTACGAACCCGGCCGCTGAGGCCGATCCGCTCCCACGCCGCGCTGAACTCCGCGGCGACCGCGGGGTCGGACAGCTTGCTTTCGCCTGCCATGCCGACGACGACGCCGGCGACGTCCCGCTCGCCGGCCAACGCGTGTTCGATCGCCCCGGCGATCCGGGCGGCCGCCTCCGCGGGCGGGTGCGAGTTGGGGTTCGCACCCGCCGCGGTGCCGGTGCCGTGCACGACGCCGGCCGAGTCGACCGCGATCGCCCGGGTCGACGTGCCGCCGGCGTCCACGCCTACGACGAGGGTCACCGGGTCTTGGTCACCTTCAGCAGGCCGCGCGGGTTGTCCGGGTTGCCGCCGCGAGCGAGCGACAGGCCCAGCGCGATCCGCTGGATCGGCAGGATTTCCAGGACCGGGGCCAGTTCTTCGGCGGTCGGCGCGACCGGGATGCGCAGCGCGGCGGGCATTTCGCCGCTGGCGGAACCGACCGCGAGCACGTCCGCGCCGCGCTCGGTGACGGCCTGCAGCACCTCGCGAGTCGCCTCGCCGCCGCGACCGACGCTGGTGGCGGCGAGCACGGCGGTTTCGCCGTTGACCGCCGCGACCGGGCCGTGCAACAGGTCCGCGCCGCTGTACGCCCGAGCCGCGAGGTAGCTCGTCTCGGCCAGCTTCAGCGACGCTTCGAGTGCGGTGGCGTAGGAGTAGCCGCGGCCAGTGGTGAGAACGCGGTCGACAAAGCGATAGCGGTCCACCGCGCGCTGTACGCCTTCGACCGCGCCGTCGAGGGTCTGCTGGGCCAGTTCGCCGATGTTCTCGGCGTCCTCGCCCTTGCCGCCGCGGATGGCGTCGATGAACAGGTACAGCGCCATCAGCGTGGCGGAGTACGTCTTGGTTGCCGCGACTGCTTTCTCGACGCCGGCGCCGATGTCGACGCCCAGCTCCGCGGCCGCGCTCAGCGGCGAGTCCGGGGTGTTCGTGACCGACACGGTCAGCGCGCCCTGGCGGCGGGCGGTCTCGGTGACCTCGATCAGGTCCGGCGAACCGCCGCTCTGGCTGACCGTGATGAACAGCACGTCCCGCAGATCGGGACGGGCGCCGTAGAGCGTCGCGGTGGACGGCGAAACCAGGCCGGCCGGCAGGCCGAGGAGTACCTCGATCAGGTACTTCGCGTAAAGCGCGCCGTGGTCGCTGGAACCGCGCGCGGCGAGCAGCGCGAAGCGGGGCGGGTTCTTGGCGATCTGCCCGGCGACCTCCGCGATCCCGGACCGCCGCTCGACCAGTCCGGCCAGAATGCCGGGCTGCTCCGAGATTTCCGCGGCCATGTGCTCGCCGGGGCGTAGTTGGGTCATCACTTTCCTCTCCGCCGGGACGGGCGTCCCGGTGTGCTGAGCGGCGTCCGGTCAGGTCTAGACCAATGCTAGCTGGGCGGAGCGGGTCGGGAGAAGGGTACGTTTCTTCACGGGCAGTGGCGCGTTAATCTGGGAAGACTTTGAGGGAGTCGGTAATGCTGGAGACACCCCCCGCGGGCGAGGCGGGGACTGCTGCGCGCGGGCAGCGCGAACCCAAGTACTGGGCGCTGAAGCAGCATCTGCTCGACTTGCTGGACGCCATGCCGCCGGGATCGCCGATCCCGACCGAGCGCGCGCTGGCCGGCGAGTTCACCGTGTCGCGCACGACGGTGCGCCAGGCGCTGGCGGACCTCACCGCGGAGGGCAGGCTCCACCGGGTCCAGGGCAAGGGCACGTTCGCCGCGGAACCGAAGCTCGCCCAGCGGCTGCAGCTGTCCTCCTACACCGAGGACATGCGCAAGCAGGGCCTGAAGCCGTCGTCGCAGCTGCTGGAAATGGAAGAGCTGCCGGTCGAAGGCGAAATGGCGAAACTTCTTCAGATTCGCAACGGGGCAAAGATTCTTCGGCTGCGCCGGCTCCGGCTGGCCGACGGCCAGCCGATGGCACTCGAGACCACGCACCTGCCGCTGGGCCGGTTCCGCGGCCTGCGCAAGCACATCACCGCGGGCGGTTCGCTGTACGCGGTGTTGCGCGAGCACTACGGCGTGGAGCTGGAACGAGCCGAGGAGACCATCGAGACCTCGCTGGCCGGGCCGCAGGAAGCGGAAATCCTCGGCGCGGACGTCGGCATGCCGGTGATGATGCTGACCCGGCATTCGTTCGCCACCGACGGCAAGCCGGTCGAGTTCGCCCGCGCGGTCTACCGCGGCGACCGGTACAAGTTCGTCACCACGCTGCTGCCCTGATCGCGTGACCGCGCCGGGCGGAACGAGCATCCGCTGGGGCACGTCCGCCGCCCGCGGCGTGCTCTGGACGACGATCCTCGGGTCGGGCATGGCCATGCTCGACGGCACCATCGTGAACGTCGCGCTGCCGCGGATCGGCGAGGAGCTGGGAGCTTCGGTAGCCGGGCTGCAGTGGATCCTCGACGGCTACCTGCTGGCGCTGGCCGCGCTGATCCTGGTCGCCGGGTCACTGGGCGACCGCTACGGCAGGCGGCGGGTCTACCTGGTCGGCGTGGTCTGGTTCGGCCTCGCGTCCGGGCTGTGCGCGGCGGCGACGTCCACCGGGATGCTGGTGGCGTTCCGGGTGCTGCAAGGCGTCGGCGGTGCCCTGCTCACGCCTGGGTCGCTGGCGATCCTGCAGTCGTCCTTCGCGCACGACGACCGGGCCCGCGCGATCGGGGCCTGGTCCGGTCTCGGCGGGATCGCGGCCGCGGTCGGGCCGCTGCTCGGCGGGCTGCTGGTGCAGGCGTGGTCGTGGCGGCTGGCGTTCCTGATCAATGTGCCGCTCGCGGTGGTCGTGGTGCTGATGGCGCGCCGGTTCGTGCCGGAATCGCGGGACACCGCCGCCACCGGGCACCCGGACTACTTCGCCGCCGCGGTCGGCGCGGTGGGCCTGGCCGGGCTGACCGGCGCGCTGGTCGAGGCGCCGGTGCACGGGGCCGGCGACCCGGTGGTGCTGAGCGCGCTGGCGGTCGGGGTCGCCGGGCTTGCGGTGTTCCTCTGGCTCCAGCACCGGGCGGCCGAGCCGCTGGTGCCGCCCATGCTGTTCCGCGACCGCACGTTCACCCTGTCGAACGCGCTGACCTTCGTGGTTTACGCGGCGCTCGGCGGCGTGATGATGCTGCTGGTGCTGCAGCTGCAGGTCTCGCTGGGCTACTCGCCGACGCTGGCCGGGCTCGCCGGCCTTCCGATCACGGTCATCATGCTGCTGCTGTCCGGCCGCTCGGGCGCGCTGGCACAGCGGATCGGGCCGCGGCTGCAGCTGGTGGCCGGTCCGATCGTGGTCGGGGCCGGAATGTTGTTGCTGACGCGGGTGGAACCGGGTTCGTCGTATCTCGGTTCGGTGCTGCCCGCGGTGGTCGTGTTCGGACTCGGACTGGCCACTGTGGTCGCTCCGGTGACCGCGACGGTGCTCGCCGCGGCCCCCGACCGGTACGCCGGGGTCGCCTCCGGCGTCAACAATGCGATAGCCCGTTCGGGTGGACTTCTTGCGGTCGCGGTGTTGCCCGCGGCCGCCGGGCTGACCGGATCGGCCTACCGGGATCCGGTCGCGCTGACCGCCGGATGGCGTACCGCGCTCGTGATCTGCGCGGTCCTGGCGATCGCCGGCGGGCTTATCGCGTTAGGAATTCACAACGGGGTGCTGGGTTCGTCGGCCGCGGAACCGGATGAATCGCCGCATCCCGGCGAGTGTCTGCACTGTGGGGTCGAGGGCCCGCCGACGCACGTCCATCCGGGCGGCCGGCACTGAAACTGGGGCGCAGCGGCAGAGCCGGACCGTGCTGTATCCGGACGACCCGGCCGCGCGCGAGCTGTTCGAGCGGATTGGCCGGGCCCCGGTGCCGCGGGACGAGCCGGCCCTGGAGGTGCTCAGCGCGTCGACCGCGACGTTCGCCGCGCACCTCGACTATCTCGCGACGATCGCCGGGTGGATGGTCACGCACGGGGTGGCCGCGGAGGCCGCCTCGGAGTACGTGACGCACGTGTTCGCCAAGGTCGGGAAGTCGCTGTCGGGAAGTCGCTGTCGGGCGGCGGTTCGCTGGCCGAGCTGATCACCCGGCACACGACGCCGGGCGGGATCAACGAGCAGCTGCTGACCGGGTTGCGCCGGGACGGGATGCCGGACCTGGTGCGCAGCGGGCTGGACGCAGTGCTGGCCCGGCTGCGCCACTAGCCCGCACCCCAATGCCACATTGGGTGCGTGGGATGCATCCAATGTGGCATTGGGTGCGTGGGACGCAGCGAATGTGGCATTGGGTGCGTGGGATGCACCCAATGCCACATTGGGGCTCGTCAGGCCAGCAGTTCCGCGAGCATCTTCGGGTCGATGTTGCCGCCGGAGACGATCGCCACCGTGCGGCCGCCGGGCAGCTCGTCGGCGTGGTGCAGGTACGCGGCCGGGGCGGTGGCCCCGCTCGGCTCGGTCACCAGCCGGCCTTGGCGGGCGAGCACGCGCACGGTGTCGCGGATCTCGTCCTCGGTCACCGTGATCATGCCGTCGAGCACGCGTTGCAGGTGCGCGAAGGTCAGCTCGGACGGCTCCGCGCGCAGCCCGTCTGCGATCGTGCGGGCGCGGTCGGCCACCGGCCACGCGACGCGTTCGCCGGCGCGCAGGCTGGCCGCGGTGTCGGCGGCCAGTTCCGGCTCGACGCCGTAGACCTTCGCGTTCGGGCACTTCGCCTTGATCGCCGTGCCGACGCCGGAGGCGAACCCGCCGCCGCTCACCGGGACCAGCACCGTGTCGACGTCCGCCAGGTCCTCGGCGATTTCCAGGCCGGCGGTGCCCTGTCCGGCGATCACGTCCGGATGGTCGAACGGCGGGATGAGGGTGAGCCCGCGCTCCGCCATGATCGCGTGCGCGGCCGACTCGCGTTCGGCGATCGGCACCTCGCGCACCTCCGCGCCCCAGCGGAGGGTGGCTTCGACCTTCAGCCGCGGCGTGACGTCGGGCACCACGATGACCGCCGGGATGCCGAATTCGCGGGCCGCGTAAGCGACCGCTTGCGCATGGTTGCCACTTGAGTACGCGACTACTCCGCGTTCCCGCTCGGTGTCGCTGAGCGCCGCGATCGCGTTGTACGCGCCGCGGATCTTGAACGCGCCGATCGGTTGCAGGCTCTCGGGTTTCACCCAGAATTCGCCCGGAGCCCAGAGCTGGCGCAGCAACGGGGTGCGCACCGCGGAGCCCTTGATCCGCCCTGCGGCGGCCTCGATGTCGGAGATCGTCACGAAGTCCATGCGCCGAGTATGTCAGGAAAGTGTGAGCTTTAGTCCATCCACTGTGGACAGTCAACGTGGCGTCTCTCACGCTGGGGCAACGAGGGGAGCACCTCAGCCGACTTAATCGTTGAAGGATGCATACGGCCGAGGACGATCAGATCGGGATCATGGGCGAGGAGAAGAAGACCGCGGAGGAGCGGAAGAAGATCCGCATGAGTTCGGTGCTGGCGGCTGCCCTGGCGGCGGTGACCGCGGCACTGCTGGGGTCGACGCTCGGGGTTGCCGGCACGGTCATCGGGGCCGGCGTGGCCAGTGTGGTGAGCACGGTCGGCGGCGAGTTGTACCTGCGGTCGTTCCAGGGGACTCGGCAGGCGGCAAAAAAGGCGATTGCCGGGCGGCGGAGCCGCAGCGGGATCGAGCCGGTGCGCCATCCCGGTTCGCCGAGCGAGGCGCCTACGGTTTACCTGTCCACGGATCCGTCGGAGATGCCGACGGTACGCATTTCCGCTCTTCGTCCTACCAAGCCGGAGCAGGCGGAGACCTTCGGCGAGAAACTGCGGAAGGTGCGCTGGCCGTTGATCATCGGCACCAGCGTGGCGGTGTTCGCGGTCGCGCTGGCGGTGCTGTTCACCTTCGACTTCGGCACCAAGGGCAGCGGGCTGATCGCTCGGCAGCCGGACACCAGCCAGCAGCAGGACACGCATCGCGACAACGCCCCCAGCTCGGCGCCGCAGGCACCGGCGACTTCGGGTTCTCAGCCGCCGGCGTCGACGTCCGCCCCCACTACTACACAGTCGGCTCCGCCTTCGTCCTCGGCTACGCAGGACAAGCAGACGCCCACGTCGTCCAGTCAGCCCTCGTCTTCGGCGGCGACCAGCGGGAGCCAGTCGCCCACCGGCACCGCGCCGCCGTCCAACGCGGGCCAGTGACCTTCTGCCCAGCCCGGAGTTGAGCGTCCGTGAAGGGCCCCTTGAGGGAATCCAAGTCCCGGAAGGGGCCCTTCACGGAACCGGCGGATTCGAGGGGTCGTCGCAACACAGGCTGGATTAGCTGGTTTCGGTGAGGAGTGTAGCGAGGCGTTCGGCTGGGGTGTCCCAGCCGAGCGTTTTGCGTGGGCGGCAGTTGAGCTCTGCGGCGACGGCGGCGAGGTGTTCGGGGCTGTGGAGGGAGAGGTCGGTGCCTTTGGGGAAGTACTGGCGCAGCAGGCCGTTGGTGTTTTCGTTGCTGCCGCGTTGCCAGGGGCTGTGGGGGTCGCAGAAGTAGACGGGGATGCCGGTGGCGATGGTGAATTCGCGGTGTCGGCCCATTTCCGAGCCTTGGTCCCAGGTCAGGGACCGTGTCAGGTGGTCGGGCAGGGTGTGCATGGCGGTGACGAGGGCGTCGCGGACGGCGTCGGCGCCGCGGCCGTGGGGCAGGGGGACCAGGAGCGTGTAGCGGGTGGCGCGTTCGACCAGGGTGGCGATGGCGGAGGCTCCGTCCTTGCCGATGATCAGGTCGCCTTCCCAGTGGCCGGGGACGGCGCGGTCGGCGGCTTCGGCGGGGCGTTCGCTGATCATGACCATGGGTTCGGCGAAGCGGGGCCGGCGGGCTTCGCCGGTGCGGCGGGGTTTGCGCACGGCGCGGCCGGTGCGCAGCGCGCGGTGCAGTTCGCGGCGCAGTTCGCCGCGGCCTTGGACGTAGAGGGCCTGGTAGACGGTTTCGGGGGTCACGTGCAGCTCCGGGCGGTCGGGGTGGTCGCGGCGCAGCCGCTGGCTGATCTGCTCCGGGCTGAACTTCTTGCGCAGCATGCCCTGCACGAGGTCGCGCAGCTCGGGACAGGCCGCGATCTTGCCGGTCTTGGGCCGTTTGCGGCGCGCGTCGGCGCGGGCCTGGGCGGCGTAGGGCCGGTAGCCGCGGCTGCCGGGACGGGCGTTGCGGGCCAGTTCGCGGCTGATCGTGGCGGGATCGCGGCCCAGTTCCCGGGCGATCGCGCGGACCCCGGCCCCTGCCCGGCGCAGGTCGGCGATCGCCAGCCGTTCCTGCTGCGTCAGGAACCGCGACTGCGCCTCGGGGCGGGCATCGGCGACGGGGGCCGGACGCGAGGGCGGGGCCGGCGACCGCACGGCCGTCCGCCCCGCCCGGCTCGGCCGCCCGTGCCGCCACCGGTGCCCGGTCCGCCGGTCGACCCCGACAACCCGGCACGCCTCGACAGTGCCCACGCCTTCCGCCACAAGATCAAAATACCGGCGGCGTTCCGCCGCCAACCTCCCCCGACCCCGCGACGCTGCAACCTCCCGGACCCCCGCCACGGCAACCCCTCAACAACTCAGGCGTTGCAACCACCACTAGAACCCAAGACCCAGGTCCGGTAAGGGGCCCTTCGCGGACTCGGTGCGAGGGGTAGCTAGCCGAGGTGGGCGCGCAGCGCCTGGGCGGCCGCCTTCGGGTCTTCGGCCTCGGTGATCGCCCGGACGACGACGATCCGGTCGGCGCCCGCCGCCAGCACCTCGGGCAGCCGCTCCTGGTCGATGCCGCCGATGGCGAACCAGGGGCGAGTGGCGCCGCTCGCCGCCGTCGACCGGACCAGGTCCAAGCCGGGGGCAGTGCGACCGGGCTTGGTCGGGGTCGGCCAGCAGGGGCCGGTGCAGAAGTAGTCCACGCCGTCCTCCTCGGCGGCGGCCGCGGCCTGTTCGGCCGAATGGGTGGATCGGCCGATCACCACGTCGTCGCCGAGGACG
This sequence is a window from Amycolatopsis benzoatilytica AK 16/65. Protein-coding genes within it:
- a CDS encoding DUF3159 domain-containing protein, yielding MTDETPKPPARESLTQILGGRRGAIDASVPPVAFVVGWLAAGQSIAWGAGAAIAVAVLLGAYRLIRGDKARAVVVSLAAVVIAALIAMHTGRAEDFFLLQLFSNAASALLFAASIAVRWPLLGVIVGLLIGQKSRWRRDPALLRSYSWASGVWVLQYLLRVVVYGLLWWTGQVVALGVARTVLSWPLVAATVAVSGWVLYRTLPAGHPGLRLAEDPGAAGSGTGPRT
- a CDS encoding N-acetylglucosamine kinase; the protein is MTLVVGVDAGGTSTRAIAVDSAGVVHGTGTAAGANPNSHPPAEAAARIAGAIEHALAGERDVAGVVVGMAGESKLSDPAVAAEFSAAWERIGLSGRVRTVNDAEVAYASATSEPDGTVLVAGTGSIAGRVRDRRMVRSSGGHGWLLGDEGSGFWLGREAVRATLAALEGDGPLDGLPEAVLAEAFGPSGVDLSDRAAAMWALVTRANAEPPIRLARYAPFVSAAAAAGEPGATEIVARGATELVRVARATREPGEKTPVVLVGSVLAEDSPVGTRVRAEFAGLTVLTSSDGVLGAAWLAAVDAWGEDTPRPSRRVNATKT
- a CDS encoding SIS domain-containing protein is translated as MTQLRPGEHMAAEISEQPGILAGLVERRSGIAEVAGQIAKNPPRFALLAARGSSDHGALYAKYLIEVLLGLPAGLVSPSTATLYGARPDLRDVLFITVSQSGGSPDLIEVTETARRQGALTVSVTNTPDSPLSAAAELGVDIGAGVEKAVAATKTYSATLMALYLFIDAIRGGKGEDAENIGELAQQTLDGAVEGVQRAVDRYRFVDRVLTTGRGYSYATALEASLKLAETSYLAARAYSGADLLHGPVAAVNGETAVLAATSVGRGGEATREVLQAVTERGADVLAVGSASGEMPAALRIPVAPTAEELAPVLEILPIQRIALGLSLARGGNPDNPRGLLKVTKTR
- a CDS encoding GntR family transcriptional regulator; this encodes MLETPPAGEAGTAARGQREPKYWALKQHLLDLLDAMPPGSPIPTERALAGEFTVSRTTVRQALADLTAEGRLHRVQGKGTFAAEPKLAQRLQLSSYTEDMRKQGLKPSSQLLEMEELPVEGEMAKLLQIRNGAKILRLRRLRLADGQPMALETTHLPLGRFRGLRKHITAGGSLYAVLREHYGVELERAEETIETSLAGPQEAEILGADVGMPVMMLTRHSFATDGKPVEFARAVYRGDRYKFVTTLLP
- a CDS encoding MFS transporter, whose product is MTAPGGTSIRWGTSAARGVLWTTILGSGMAMLDGTIVNVALPRIGEELGASVAGLQWILDGYLLALAALILVAGSLGDRYGRRRVYLVGVVWFGLASGLCAAATSTGMLVAFRVLQGVGGALLTPGSLAILQSSFAHDDRARAIGAWSGLGGIAAAVGPLLGGLLVQAWSWRLAFLINVPLAVVVVLMARRFVPESRDTAATGHPDYFAAAVGAVGLAGLTGALVEAPVHGAGDPVVLSALAVGVAGLAVFLWLQHRAAEPLVPPMLFRDRTFTLSNALTFVVYAALGGVMMLLVLQLQVSLGYSPTLAGLAGLPITVIMLLLSGRSGALAQRIGPRLQLVAGPIVVGAGMLLLTRVEPGSSYLGSVLPAVVVFGLGLATVVAPVTATVLAAAPDRYAGVASGVNNAIARSGGLLAVAVLPAAAGLTGSAYRDPVALTAGWRTALVICAVLAIAGGLIALGIHNGVLGSSAAEPDESPHPGECLHCGVEGPPTHVHPGGRH
- a CDS encoding threonine ammonia-lyase — its product is MDFVTISDIEAAAGRIKGSAVRTPLLRQLWAPGEFWVKPESLQPIGAFKIRGAYNAIAALSDTERERGVVAYSSGNHAQAVAYAAREFGIPAVIVVPDVTPRLKVEATLRWGAEVREVPIAERESAAHAIMAERGLTLIPPFDHPDVIAGQGTAGLEIAEDLADVDTVLVPVSGGGFASGVGTAIKAKCPNAKVYGVEPELAADTAASLRAGERVAWPVADRARTIADGLRAEPSELTFAHLQRVLDGMITVTEDEIRDTVRVLARQGRLVTEPSGATAPAAYLHHADELPGGRTVAIVSGGNIDPKMLAELLA
- a CDS encoding IS30 family transposase is translated as MGTVEACRVVGVDRRTGHRWRHGRPSRAGRTAVRSPAPPSRPAPVADARPEAQSRFLTQQERLAIADLRRAGAGVRAIARELGRDPATISRELARNARPGSRGYRPYAAQARADARRKRPKTGKIAACPELRDLVQGMLRKKFSPEQISQRLRRDHPDRPELHVTPETVYQALYVQGRGELRRELHRALRTGRAVRKPRRTGEARRPRFAEPMVMISERPAEAADRAVPGHWEGDLIIGKDGASAIATLVERATRYTLLVPLPHGRGADAVRDALVTAMHTLPDHLTRSLTWDQGSEMGRHREFTIATGIPVYFCDPHSPWQRGSNENTNGLLRQYFPKGTDLSLHSPEHLAAVAAELNCRPRKTLGWDTPAERLATLLTETS
- the thiE gene encoding thiamine phosphate synthase, which produces MPALTGNQIRARLADARLYLCTDARTSRGDLAEFADAALAGGVDIVQLRDKTGGSPLEAKQEIAALEVLAEACARHGALLSVNDRADVALAVGADVLHLGQDDIPVALARRVLGDDVVIGRSTHSAEQAAAAAEEDGVDYFCTGPCWPTPTKPGRTAPGLDLVRSTAASGATRPWFAIGGIDQERLPEVLAAGADRIVVVRAITEAEDPKAAAQALRAHLG